One segment of Oncorhynchus gorbuscha isolate QuinsamMale2020 ecotype Even-year linkage group LGY, OgorEven_v1.0, whole genome shotgun sequence DNA contains the following:
- the LOC124016642 gene encoding immediate early response gene 5-like protein has protein sequence MINTTECAVDAQSLISISLRKIHNSRTQRGGIKLHKNLLVSYVLRNARQVYMNEKYAEIYRMQQYEEVMTVCNEIQELNPLDLSEDCEEQRGDCCGNGGVSEPASLCCALLPVSQLVAVQSAHMQPPSACSAPLSLQSDEVCKETEPSFYQSCCAEAYPVSNCEFSPVNNLHCNKTTVLDLDTHVVTTVENGYLHQDCCASLQQCCQGAQYSGKKRKVDFEYYISDIEEVPDFTPCKRARFEDCSYANSEHLDTSNISNLISIFGSGFSGLVSRQADIEQALALNGQFCSKQALSSLGAMTRAIVAF, from the coding sequence ATGATCAACACGACGGAGTGTGCAGTGGATGCACAAAGTCTAATATCTATTTCCTTACGGAAGATTCACAACTCCAGGACGCAGAGAGGAGGCATCAAGCTGCACAAAAACCTCCTGGTGTCCTATGTGTTGAGGAACGCCAGGCAGGTCTACATGAACGAGAAGTACGCGGAGATCTACAGGATGCAGCAGTACGAAGAGGTGATGACCGTCTGCAACGAGATCCAGGAGTTAAACCCGCTGGATTTGTCCGAGGATTGTGAGGAGCAGAGGGGGGACTGCTGCGGCAACGGCGGGGTGAGCGAGCCGGCGAGTCTGTGTTGTGCTCTGCTGCCAGTGAGCCAACTCGTAGCAGTGCAGTCAGCGCATATGCAACCCCCCTCCGCATGCtccgcgcctctctctctccaaagcgACGAGGTCTGCAAGGAGACAGAGCCCTCGTTTTACCAGAGCTGTTGTGCGGAGGCTTACCCTGTATCGAATTGCGAGTTTTCCCCGGTGAACAACTTACACTGCAACAAAACGACGGTGCTCGATTTGGACACGCACGTAGTGACTACTGTGGAGAATGGGTACCTTCACCAGGACTGCTGCGCGTCTCTCCAACAGTGCTGCCAGGGCGCACAGTACTCAGGCAAGAAACGCAAGGTTGACTTTGAATATTATATATCCGATATTGAGGAGGTACCGGATTTTACGCCGTGTAAAAGAGCGAGATTTGAGGATTGTTCCTATGCAAATTCGGAACACTTGGACACTTCGAACATTTCCAATCTGATCTCGATCTTCGGTTCGGGGTTTTCTGGGCTGGTGAGCAGACAGGCGGACATAGAGCAAGCCTTAGCCTTGAACGGACAGTTCTGTAGCAAACAAGCCCTATCGAGTCTTGGGGCAATGACTAGAGCTATAGTAGCTTTTTGA